One window from the genome of Methylophaga thalassica encodes:
- a CDS encoding type I restriction-modification system subunit M — protein sequence MENFSTSVSFIWSIADILRGNFKQSEYGRVILPFTVLRRLDCVLEATKDDVLAKQASLPENIDHTMSETMLNMAAKQNFHNTSSYTFQKLLDDPDNIAANLNLFINSFSDDAREIFIDRFKLPEQITRLDKDNLLYLVVSKFAQADLHPEAVSNLQMGYMFEELIRRFSEQSNETAGEHFTPREVIRLMVDLLFYEDADVLSKRGVIRKLYDPACGTGGMLSIAEEYLRELNPDAHLEVYGQELNDESYGICKSDMIIKGQNAKNIHPGNSFSQDGLEDEQFDYMLSNPPFGVEWKKVEKAIKEEANTLGYNGRFGAGLPRVSDGSLLFVQHMISKFNRNGDPSRLAVVLNGSPLFTGSAGSGESEIRRWIIENDWLEAIVALPTDMFYNTGIATYIWIITNQKKPQRKGKVQLINATEFHSPMRKSLGSKRKQVAPEQIKTIAELFGNFEENEQSKIFDNSDFGYQRITVERPLKLNFKVDDERLEHLRDSKAFSKLEEPEQIMITKALETLSERGLYVSRDTFSKDMEKALKQAQVKAGAPLKKAILSALSERDENAEVCTDSKGNPEPDSELRDYENVPLKEDIDSYFQREVIPHVPEAWIDHDKTKVGYEIPFNRHFYKYVPPRPLEDIDAELDEVTAEILELLQEVHV from the coding sequence TTGGAAAATTTCAGTACCAGCGTCAGCTTCATTTGGTCAATTGCCGACATCTTACGGGGTAACTTCAAACAATCGGAATACGGCCGCGTTATTCTACCCTTCACGGTTCTGCGTCGCCTTGACTGTGTACTCGAGGCCACCAAAGACGATGTACTAGCCAAACAAGCGTCTTTGCCTGAGAACATCGACCATACGATGAGCGAGACCATGCTGAACATGGCAGCGAAGCAAAACTTCCACAACACCAGTTCGTACACCTTCCAGAAGCTGCTGGACGACCCTGATAACATTGCCGCCAATCTAAATCTATTCATCAACAGTTTCAGTGACGATGCTCGCGAAATATTCATTGACCGCTTCAAGCTGCCAGAACAAATCACACGGCTCGACAAGGACAACCTGCTCTACCTTGTCGTGAGTAAGTTTGCACAAGCAGACCTGCACCCTGAAGCCGTCAGCAACCTGCAAATGGGTTACATGTTCGAAGAACTCATTCGTCGTTTCTCTGAGCAAAGCAACGAGACTGCCGGTGAGCACTTCACACCCCGTGAGGTTATTCGCTTGATGGTCGACCTGCTCTTCTACGAGGACGCTGACGTACTGTCCAAGCGGGGCGTGATTCGCAAGCTGTATGACCCTGCCTGCGGAACTGGCGGCATGCTCAGCATCGCCGAAGAGTATCTGCGTGAACTGAACCCAGACGCCCACCTTGAAGTGTATGGTCAGGAGCTCAATGACGAGTCCTACGGCATCTGTAAGTCGGACATGATCATCAAAGGCCAGAACGCCAAGAACATTCATCCCGGCAACAGTTTCAGTCAGGACGGCCTGGAAGACGAACAGTTCGACTACATGCTGTCCAATCCGCCCTTCGGTGTGGAGTGGAAGAAGGTCGAGAAAGCCATCAAGGAAGAGGCCAACACACTCGGATACAACGGTCGCTTCGGTGCGGGTCTGCCGCGTGTCAGCGATGGTTCGCTGCTGTTTGTGCAACACATGATTAGCAAGTTCAACCGCAATGGTGACCCGTCCCGGCTGGCTGTTGTTCTCAACGGCTCTCCGCTGTTCACTGGCAGTGCTGGTAGTGGCGAGTCAGAAATCCGTCGCTGGATCATCGAAAACGACTGGCTGGAAGCGATTGTGGCGCTTCCTACCGACATGTTCTACAACACCGGCATTGCTACCTACATCTGGATCATCACCAACCAAAAGAAGCCGCAGCGCAAAGGCAAGGTGCAGCTAATCAACGCCACCGAGTTCCACAGCCCCATGCGTAAGAGCCTCGGTAGCAAACGTAAACAGGTTGCACCAGAACAAATCAAAACCATCGCTGAGCTATTTGGCAACTTCGAAGAAAATGAGCAAAGCAAAATCTTTGACAACAGCGACTTTGGCTATCAACGCATTACCGTCGAACGCCCTCTCAAACTTAACTTCAAAGTCGATGACGAGCGACTCGAACATCTGCGGGATAGCAAAGCATTCTCCAAGCTTGAAGAGCCAGAGCAAATAATGATCACCAAAGCGCTTGAGACGCTTTCTGAGCGTGGTTTATACGTTAGTCGCGACACATTCAGCAAGGACATGGAAAAAGCGCTCAAACAGGCGCAGGTTAAGGCAGGCGCACCTCTTAAGAAAGCCATACTGTCCGCCTTGAGCGAACGTGATGAAAATGCCGAAGTTTGTACCGACAGCAAGGGCAACCCAGAGCCCGACAGCGAACTTCGAGACTATGAGAACGTGCCGCTGAAAGAAGACATTGATAGCTACTTCCAGCGCGAGGTCATTCCGCATGTGCCGGAAGCGTGGATTGATCACGACAAGACCAAGGTCGGTTACGAGATTCCATTCAACCGCCATTTCTACAAGTACGTGCCACCTCGTCCATTGGAAGATATTGATGCGGAGTTAGATGAGGTTACCGCCGAGATTCTAGAGCTGCTGCAAGAGGTACATGTGTGA
- a CDS encoding restriction endonuclease subunit S, translating into MKYAKYPSYKIPNVEWLDTQPEQWSDGSLRWFAKIYAGGTPSKTNEAYWQNGTIPWLNSGSVNQSLITQASAFITNDAYANSSAKWIPAGSLVIALAGQGKTKGMVAQLSIEATCNQSMAAIVPNSNLEPRFLYWWLNSNYQNIRNMAGGDLRDGLNLEMVASIQCPIPSSSEQIQIAAFLDRETAKIDRLIEKQQRLIELLEEKRQAAISNAVTKGLNPDAPMKVSGVEWLGEIPSHWEVKQLKRLIKALESGVSVNATDVPATASEYGVLKTSCVYTRFFRPEENKTVFEEELDRLKCPVRAGSIIISRMNTPDLVGASAFVELDHENLFLPDRLWQTVFDDSVKVNPEYLSYFMMIKSFREQISLYAAGTSSSMQNIAQEDYLSIPVCFPALDEQTQIVEHIKEQLGKLESLGSKANKTVELLRERRTALISAAVTGKIDVRDQVPQDVEKVVAS; encoded by the coding sequence GTGAAGTACGCAAAGTACCCCTCCTACAAAATACCTAATGTCGAGTGGCTGGATACCCAGCCGGAGCAATGGTCAGACGGTTCACTCAGGTGGTTCGCAAAAATTTATGCGGGCGGGACACCATCAAAAACGAACGAGGCTTACTGGCAAAATGGCACCATCCCATGGTTGAACTCTGGCTCAGTTAACCAATCATTAATCACTCAAGCTTCAGCATTCATAACAAATGACGCTTACGCTAACAGCAGTGCGAAATGGATTCCAGCGGGCTCACTTGTGATTGCTCTTGCCGGCCAAGGTAAAACGAAAGGAATGGTTGCTCAACTAAGCATCGAGGCCACTTGTAATCAATCGATGGCAGCCATTGTCCCGAACTCAAATCTCGAGCCCCGTTTTTTGTATTGGTGGTTGAACTCAAACTATCAAAATATTCGTAACATGGCTGGAGGTGACTTAAGAGATGGACTCAACTTGGAGATGGTGGCTTCTATCCAATGTCCTATCCCAAGCAGCTCAGAACAAATCCAAATCGCCGCCTTTCTCGACCGCGAAACTGCCAAAATCGACCGTCTGATTGAAAAACAACAGCGGCTGATTGAGCTACTCGAAGAGAAGCGTCAGGCCGCCATCTCCAATGCAGTCACAAAGGGCTTGAATCCCGATGCGCCGATGAAAGTCAGTGGCGTTGAGTGGTTGGGTGAGATACCCTCACATTGGGAAGTTAAACAGCTCAAACGACTCATCAAAGCTCTCGAATCCGGAGTCAGTGTCAACGCAACTGATGTTCCTGCAACAGCCTCAGAGTATGGCGTTTTAAAGACCAGTTGTGTTTACACACGCTTTTTCAGGCCAGAAGAGAACAAAACAGTCTTCGAAGAAGAGCTCGATCGACTCAAATGTCCTGTGCGAGCTGGGTCGATCATCATCAGCAGGATGAATACACCGGATCTGGTGGGAGCCTCAGCCTTTGTTGAGCTTGATCATGAAAACCTATTTTTACCTGACAGGCTCTGGCAAACAGTGTTCGATGACTCAGTCAAGGTCAATCCGGAATACCTGAGCTACTTTATGATGATTAAATCTTTCAGGGAGCAAATATCGCTATACGCCGCTGGCACTAGCAGCAGCATGCAAAATATTGCTCAGGAGGACTATCTATCGATCCCTGTATGCTTCCCAGCTCTAGATGAACAGACCCAAATAGTCGAACACATAAAAGAGCAGCTAGGAAAGCTAGAGAGCTTAGGTTCAAAGGCAAACAAAACAGTTGAGCTACTCAGAGAAAGGCGAACCGCATTAATCTCAGCCGCCGTCACCGGCAAAATTGACGTGCGAGACCAAGTTCCGCAGGATGTCGAGAAAGTAGTCGCCTCATAA
- a CDS encoding type I restriction endonuclease subunit R, with protein MAATGKTTSELDFEEAIEAYLVGKAGYDIALNTQFDAELALDATTLLAFIKTTQEDTYNALKASYGAQIDTALTKRIASECDQRGLLDVIRNGVKDRGQLIRLAFFRPASTLNPETEKRYQQNKLTVMRQVHYDLTNNNSIDMLLSLNGLPIATVELKNAFTGQKTINAIKQYIKDRKPTAKTPLIQFKKRALVHFAVDTDEAFMTTRLAGEHTFFLPFNKGNNGGKGNSDQHNHVTGYKTGYLWEDVWQRDSWLDILHRFIHLQVEEKRDPDTGKKTSKETLIFPRYHQLSATRTLLKQTKLDGVGQNYLIQHSAGSGKTNTISWTAHQLASLHGDDNKPVFNTVVVISDRRNLDKQLQDSIYQIDHKLGVVEKIDENKSSSDLANALNAGTKIIITTLQKFSFILDKVENFIDRRFAVIIDEAHSSQGGRSASNLRVVLGKHDDEEALATAEAEDDKLPEEKTTEDLVLEEIKKKGKQSNLSFYAFTATPKAKTLEIFGVDDGNGIPRPFHLYSMRQAIEERFILDVLKHYTTYKTYYELSKKVDDDPEVDEKKAKRAIARFMSLHPHNLAQKTEIMVEHYRRFTAKKIAGKAKAMVVTRSRLHAVRYKQAFDKYIKENGYNDMKTLVAFSGTVNDPDDDTVAYTEAGMNGFGEKELPEKFASREYHILIVAEKYQTGFDQPLLHTMFVDKPLKDLKAVQTLSRLNRSTSGKADTFVLDFANEMEEIKESFRPYFQETEIDEPTDPNQLYTLQQKIDSFHIIRPQEVDEFSAVYFKPMANQTKRDHGQLNKWIDPAVQRYKDEFRESSAGVYDERYTEDGEEFKSSLQGFVRLYSFLSQIIDWQDIELEKLYAYGRYLLTKLPRRDGGGTIDLDEEVELSAYRNEKTFEGSGSLQVNETRPVYGATEVGTGGKHEDPKSPLSAVIMVINERFGTDFTDEDKLLFDQISGDMLNNDKLAEQARAGSKEKFKVVFEPKVIEAFVDRQGRNEKIVNEFMANGDMRNLIIAALLDDVYNRSQSTPKLG; from the coding sequence ATGGCAGCCACAGGTAAAACCACATCAGAACTCGACTTCGAAGAGGCTATTGAAGCTTACCTTGTTGGCAAAGCAGGTTATGACATCGCCCTGAACACGCAGTTTGATGCCGAACTGGCGCTGGATGCCACGACCCTGCTCGCTTTCATCAAGACCACACAGGAAGACACCTACAACGCCCTGAAAGCGAGCTACGGCGCTCAAATTGATACGGCACTGACCAAACGTATCGCCAGTGAATGCGACCAACGTGGGCTGCTGGATGTGATTCGAAACGGCGTCAAAGATCGCGGTCAATTGATTCGCCTTGCGTTCTTTCGCCCCGCATCCACACTCAACCCCGAAACCGAAAAGCGTTACCAGCAAAATAAACTAACGGTCATGCGGCAGGTGCACTATGACCTTACCAACAACAACTCCATCGACATGCTACTGTCACTGAACGGCTTACCTATCGCGACGGTCGAGCTCAAAAATGCATTCACCGGTCAGAAGACGATCAATGCTATCAAGCAGTACATCAAAGACCGCAAGCCGACAGCCAAAACGCCACTGATTCAGTTCAAAAAACGTGCGCTCGTTCACTTCGCTGTCGACACCGATGAGGCGTTTATGACGACACGCCTTGCTGGTGAACATACCTTCTTCCTGCCATTCAACAAGGGCAACAACGGCGGCAAAGGCAATTCCGACCAGCACAACCACGTCACGGGTTACAAGACCGGCTATCTGTGGGAAGATGTCTGGCAGCGCGATAGCTGGCTGGACATCCTCCACCGTTTCATTCACTTACAAGTGGAAGAGAAACGCGACCCGGACACGGGCAAAAAGACCAGCAAGGAAACGCTCATTTTCCCTCGTTATCATCAGTTGTCAGCGACTCGCACCTTATTAAAACAAACCAAGCTCGACGGCGTCGGCCAGAACTACCTGATTCAACATAGTGCCGGTTCGGGTAAAACCAATACCATCTCATGGACAGCGCATCAACTCGCCAGCCTGCATGGTGATGACAATAAGCCAGTCTTCAATACCGTTGTCGTTATCTCCGACCGTCGCAACCTCGACAAGCAACTACAGGACAGCATCTACCAAATCGACCACAAGCTAGGTGTTGTTGAGAAAATCGATGAGAACAAGTCTTCATCCGATTTAGCGAATGCACTCAACGCCGGTACAAAGATTATTATCACCACGCTTCAAAAGTTCTCCTTCATTCTGGATAAGGTTGAGAACTTCATTGACCGACGCTTTGCCGTCATTATCGATGAGGCGCACAGCAGTCAGGGTGGCCGGAGTGCATCCAATCTTCGTGTCGTGCTCGGCAAGCATGATGATGAAGAGGCGTTGGCCACCGCAGAAGCCGAAGACGACAAACTACCAGAAGAGAAAACCACCGAAGACCTGGTGCTGGAAGAAATCAAAAAGAAAGGCAAGCAATCCAACCTGAGTTTCTACGCCTTCACAGCAACACCTAAGGCCAAGACACTGGAGATATTCGGTGTTGATGATGGCAACGGCATACCGCGACCATTCCATTTGTACAGCATGCGGCAAGCAATAGAAGAGCGTTTCATTCTGGACGTGCTCAAGCACTACACCACCTACAAAACCTACTACGAACTGTCGAAAAAGGTGGATGACGATCCGGAAGTAGACGAGAAGAAAGCCAAACGCGCTATCGCCCGCTTTATGAGCTTGCACCCTCATAACCTTGCCCAGAAAACCGAAATAATGGTCGAGCACTACCGTCGCTTCACCGCAAAGAAAATCGCCGGTAAAGCCAAAGCGATGGTCGTGACTCGCTCACGTCTGCACGCCGTTCGATACAAGCAGGCATTCGATAAATACATCAAAGAAAATGGCTACAACGATATGAAGACGCTGGTGGCCTTCTCAGGCACAGTCAATGATCCAGATGACGATACCGTGGCATATACAGAAGCAGGCATGAATGGCTTTGGTGAGAAAGAGCTTCCAGAGAAGTTTGCCAGCCGTGAGTACCATATCCTGATTGTCGCCGAGAAGTATCAAACTGGCTTCGATCAGCCACTGCTGCATACGATGTTTGTGGACAAGCCACTGAAGGATTTGAAGGCGGTACAAACACTATCACGACTCAATCGTTCGACCAGCGGCAAGGCCGACACATTCGTACTCGATTTCGCCAATGAAATGGAAGAGATCAAGGAGAGCTTTCGTCCCTACTTCCAAGAAACCGAAATCGATGAGCCGACTGACCCCAATCAGCTTTACACGCTTCAGCAAAAGATCGACAGCTTTCATATCATTCGCCCGCAAGAAGTAGATGAGTTTTCAGCGGTGTATTTCAAACCGATGGCGAACCAAACTAAGCGAGATCACGGTCAGCTTAACAAATGGATCGACCCAGCAGTACAACGCTACAAGGATGAGTTCAGAGAGTCTTCAGCAGGCGTTTATGATGAGCGATACACAGAAGATGGGGAAGAGTTTAAAAGCAGTCTACAAGGCTTTGTGCGGCTATATAGCTTCCTCAGCCAGATCATTGACTGGCAGGATATTGAACTCGAAAAACTGTATGCCTATGGCCGTTATTTGCTGACCAAACTGCCAAGACGAGATGGCGGTGGCACTATCGACCTTGATGAAGAAGTTGAGCTGTCAGCCTATCGTAACGAGAAGACATTTGAAGGCAGCGGATCGCTACAAGTAAACGAAACTCGGCCTGTGTATGGCGCAACGGAAGTAGGCACTGGAGGTAAACACGAAGATCCTAAATCGCCGCTGTCTGCCGTCATCATGGTTATCAACGAACGATTCGGGACTGACTTCACTGACGAAGATAAACTGCTATTCGATCAAATCTCTGGCGATATGCTTAACAACGACAAACTGGCTGAGCAAGCACGAGCGGGTTCAAAAGAGAAGTTCAAGGTGGTGTTTGAACCCAAAGTCATTGAGGCATTCGTGGATAGGCAGGGACGTAACGAGAAGATCGTCAATGAATTTATGGCGAATGGAGATATGAGAAACCTCATTATCGCTGCCCTGCTGGATGATGTTTACAATCGATCACAGTCAACACCGAAACTAGGCTGA
- a CDS encoding methyl-accepting chemotaxis protein: MFGKTKQLITENALLKNELTPLQEIFSAMQSSLAIIEFTPEGIITAVNDNFSRVTGYSSSELIGQHHQLLCDKYEVESSRYKDFWKHLKNGEYFSGEVLRKHKNGHDIWLEANYFPIKNGEGRVVKIFKIANDVTERVEHSRSNDSLLSAIDRSMAIIEFDMGGRVTNANQNFLSLMGYKLDEVKGQHHRIFCDSDYVKSPEYAKFWEQLNEGRFIADNFKRINKYQSAVWLEATYNPIFDSNGKPYRVIKFATDITEKVRCSEEEKAAANTAYTISLETEKLSSTGEDIIFKTIDKLEELKQQFSHSSTELEQLGVETAQISFIVKTISDITEQTNLLALNAAIEAARAGDSGRGFAVVADEVRSLATRTSQSTAEIASMINKIQSKSDSVIKSMSGSMSGVESGVEFANTAGNTISQIRSGAKKVVEVVENLSNLH; encoded by the coding sequence ATGTTTGGTAAAACAAAGCAGTTAATCACCGAGAATGCGTTATTAAAAAACGAACTCACTCCCTTGCAGGAGATTTTCAGCGCCATGCAGTCATCACTGGCCATTATTGAGTTCACACCTGAAGGTATCATCACCGCAGTAAACGACAATTTTTCTCGGGTAACAGGTTATTCCTCTTCTGAACTGATAGGACAGCATCATCAACTGTTATGCGATAAATACGAAGTTGAATCTTCCCGATATAAAGATTTTTGGAAGCATCTAAAGAACGGTGAGTATTTTTCAGGGGAAGTATTACGCAAGCATAAAAACGGCCATGATATATGGCTGGAAGCCAATTATTTCCCAATAAAAAATGGTGAAGGCCGTGTCGTTAAAATTTTTAAGATTGCTAACGATGTGACCGAACGTGTAGAACATTCTCGTAGTAATGATAGTTTGCTATCTGCAATCGATCGTTCAATGGCTATCATAGAGTTTGATATGGGAGGTCGTGTCACCAATGCCAATCAAAATTTTCTGAGCCTTATGGGATATAAGCTTGATGAAGTGAAAGGACAGCACCATAGAATTTTTTGTGACTCAGACTATGTAAAAAGTCCTGAATATGCCAAGTTCTGGGAACAATTGAATGAGGGACGTTTTATTGCAGACAATTTTAAACGGATAAATAAATATCAATCTGCTGTTTGGTTGGAAGCCACCTATAACCCTATATTCGATAGTAATGGCAAGCCCTATCGAGTCATTAAATTTGCCACTGACATTACTGAAAAAGTTCGCTGTTCCGAGGAAGAAAAAGCGGCCGCTAACACAGCCTATACAATATCACTGGAGACAGAAAAGTTATCCTCGACAGGTGAAGATATTATTTTTAAAACCATTGATAAACTTGAAGAATTGAAACAACAATTCAGTCATTCATCAACCGAGTTGGAACAGCTAGGTGTAGAAACCGCACAAATATCATTTATCGTTAAAACGATCAGCGATATCACTGAACAAACAAACTTACTCGCCTTAAATGCCGCAATAGAAGCTGCAAGAGCGGGTGATAGTGGGCGTGGTTTTGCTGTTGTGGCTGATGAAGTTCGCTCACTGGCGACACGGACCTCACAATCAACGGCCGAAATAGCGAGCATGATTAATAAAATCCAGTCTAAAAGTGATTCCGTCATAAAAAGTATGTCCGGAAGCATGTCGGGTGTCGAATCAGGCGTTGAGTTTGCTAATACCGCAGGGAATACCATCAGCCAAATCAGAAGCGGTGCAAAAAAAGTCGTGGAAGTGGTAGAAAATTTATCGAATCTTCACTAA
- a CDS encoding TMEM165/GDT1 family protein, which translates to MDAFFTSVLTVSLAEIGDKTQLLSLMLAARFSHKSAIVAGILVATLLNHAASAWLGTWLGQFILGPTGQWILGLSFIAMAAWLLIPDKEDDDAIKYARYGAFVVTTVLFFIAEIGDKTQVATIALAATYQNIFMVTLGTTIGMLLANVPVVYAGEAMLKVIPLNVARWAASLVFVIVGLTIIPW; encoded by the coding sequence ATGGATGCTTTCTTTACTTCTGTTCTCACGGTTTCGCTAGCGGAAATTGGTGATAAAACCCAGCTTTTATCTTTAATGCTAGCTGCACGTTTTAGCCATAAATCAGCCATCGTGGCTGGAATCCTTGTTGCTACACTCCTCAATCATGCTGCATCTGCCTGGCTGGGCACCTGGCTTGGACAATTTATTCTTGGTCCAACAGGTCAGTGGATACTGGGCTTGAGTTTTATTGCGATGGCCGCTTGGTTATTGATACCAGACAAGGAAGATGATGATGCGATTAAATATGCTAGATACGGGGCGTTTGTCGTTACCACCGTGTTATTTTTCATTGCTGAGATTGGTGATAAAACGCAAGTCGCTACTATTGCGCTTGCTGCAACCTACCAAAATATTTTTATGGTGACACTGGGCACGACAATTGGCATGTTATTAGCCAATGTTCCAGTAGTATACGCAGGAGAAGCCATGTTGAAAGTGATCCCTTTGAATGTGGCTAGATGGGCTGCTTCCCTAGTATTTGTTATTGTTGGTTTAACCATTATTCCATGGTAA